The genomic DNA CTTCACCCCAGCGGGTAATTTCGAAGGAATCATCGGCAGCACAGCGGTTGACGGCTTCGACCAGTTCATCGGGAGTCGTCGGAATGTGACCGGCACCAAAGGAGACACCAAAACGCTCAGGATCGACGGTTCCCCGCTTGATACCCGCGTTTTTCACAGCATCTGAAGCAGCAGACACCCCAAGCTGAATGTCGCGTGACATAACTTTGATGAATTTTTTGTTGTAGAGGTGTTCGTCCGGATTGAAGTCTTTGACCTCTGCAGCCAGTTTGGACGGAAGATTCTCGATCGGGATTGATTGCAGACGATCAATCCCCGAAACACCTGAACTTATATTGCGCCAAAAACTGTCTATACCGATACCAATTGGAGATACAACTCCAATTCCGGAAATGACCACGCGCGTTTGATTTGACCCAGCCATCTTAGCCTGACCCTTAATTTCCTACAGAGAAACAGCTCCAGTCCCTTTTGCGAACTGTTTCAGCCTATAGTTATAAGATCTACGTAACTCTCGACTTAACACATTCTGTGTCAAGCAAGTGGAGAATTACCACTGCAGCTTATCTCGAGTTCCTTCTCCTGTATTTATTATCGGAAAAAGGCAACCCAAAATCTGAGAGTGATCTCAAACCCTGCTTAATATCCCTTAAAGTAGTCAGATTTAACAAGTTATATCGCTATAACCGGTTAGCAGGCCAGTTGGCAAAAAGGTGAGACTTAATTCCGGACTGCGCCCGCAGAACTCAAGGAAGGTGCTGTAAAAGCAAGGTGGAATGAGAGATAAAACTCCCGTTTCAGGTTGGAAATCCTTTTCACAGTTTTGAGTGAAATCCAGCCAGAACTAATAATATAATTGAGGTCCCCTTCAATCATACCTGGTTTCTGGTAGATACCAATCAAGGTGCATTACACACTTACCAGACGAATTTGTCAAGCGAATTCACAGAAAAGCTGCCCTGAACGGTACTTTCAGCCTGACTGCCAGAGTTTGACACTTGAGCAGCCAGGCCGTCTATTAGGCATCGATAATTTCGAAAATCGCTTCCACTTCAACTGCCACACCCGTAGGCAGCGCTGCAAAACCGAGTGCACTGCGGGCATGATAGCCATCGCCGGCCTTGCCGTAGAGTTCGTGGAACAGATCAGAAGCACCATTAATCACCAGGTGCTGATCGGTAAAATCAGGAGTGGAATTGACACAGCCGAGCAGCTTGATGACCCGCAGTCCATCGAGTGTTCCGTGCTCATCGCGAACTGACCGCAGAATCTTGACGGCACAATCGCGGGCCGCAGCAATCCCTTCTTCGAGGCTTACGTTTTCACCCAGACGTCCCTTCTGATCACTCACATGACCTGAAGTCATCAACAGGTTACCGGTACGAATACAGAGATTGAGATACCCAGGTTCAATGGGCTCAAAATTCAGCCCCAGTTCAG from Gimesia sp. includes the following:
- a CDS encoding RidA family protein, coding for MSAEQKAAELGLNFEPIEPGYLNLCIRTGNLLMTSGHVSDQKGRLGENVSLEEGIAAARDCAVKILRSVRDEHGTLDGLRVIKLLGCVNSTPDFTDQHLVINGASDLFHELYGKAGDGYHARSALGFAALPTGVAVEVEAIFEIIDA